A stretch of Oryza brachyantha chromosome 4, ObraRS2, whole genome shotgun sequence DNA encodes these proteins:
- the LOC102713822 gene encoding putative wall-associated receptor kinase-like 16 translates to MSASTPSSRRAMIGAVVFQLLVTAAAAATQAAGRVALLGCPESCGDVQVPYPFGIGDGCSYPGFNLTCGGDAHRTVPKLFLATGNDSVEVLGISLLDGTVRIRSKLFQSVLVGSTTNASWSWPGLPADGPFTVSTAYNWLVAFGCNIVAQLIPHGDAAEGSTCAATCVDGWGNIAGPSCSGIARCRTSMGPGVRSYTIRVQNLADRPPFGLSTQTAAFVAEQSWFSANENDMLNNLSNHLPFTVRSVPVVLEWWLDLIRDEAFLPLSVGPNTTDFRCLSLNSSSYYNDLNYDRRRCNCSQGYEGNPYLRNGCQDIDECQQPDVCHGRTCINMPGTFRCSPKKSVKSLTGLITIIAVSASFGLLFSLLGIAKITSKIKQRRDKKLRRKFFKKNHGLLLQQLISSNRDIAERMKIFSLEELDQATNKFDQNRVLGGGGHGTVYKGILSDQRVVAIKKSKIVVQREIDDFINEVVILSQTNHRNVVKLYGCCLETEVPLLVYEFISNGTLSFHLHGQNENPLTWKDRLRVALETARAIAYLHSAASISVLHRDIKSANILLTDTMAAKVSDFGASRSIAIDETGIPTVIQGTYGYLDPEYYYSSRLTEKSDVYSFGVILAELLTRVAPVFSSQASESMSLASYFVSSIRDNRLSDILDHQIVDEVGVEDAKVVAQLAETCLRLKGEERPTMRQVETTLEDLQRSNVQLNHQIARVSNSILKEQTYKGSKCYEGTRQYSLENEFIQSSEYPR, encoded by the exons ATGTCAGCTTCCACGCCATCTTCTCGGCGAGCGATGATCGGAGCAGTAGTGTTTCAGCTcctggtgacggcggcggcggcggcgacgcaagCAGCAGGCCGCGTAGCGCTGCTGGGTTGCCCGGAGAGCTGCGGCGACGTACAAGTGCCTTACCCTTTCGGCATCGGCGATGGCTGCTCCTACCCTGGCTTCAACCTCACGTGCGGTGGCGATGCGCACCGGACAGTACCCAAGCTGTTTTTAGCCACAGGAAACGACTCCGTCGAAGTGCTCGGCATCTCCTTGCTGGACGGCACGGTACGCATCCGCAGCAAGCTTTTCCAATCAGTTCTCGTAGGCTCCACCACCAATGCTTCGTGGTCATGGCCCGGCCTACCGGCCGACGGCCCGTTCACGGTATCCACCGCGTATAACTGGCTGGTCGCCTTCGGATGCAACATCGTCGCCCAACTTATCCCGCACGGCGACGCTGCCGAGGGTAGCACTTGCGCCGCCACATGCGTGGATGGGTGGGGTAATATCGCCGGCCCGTCGTGCTCCGGCATCGCTCGCTGCCGGACTTCCATGGGGCCCGGTGTCCGCTCATACACGATCAGGGTCCAGAATTTAGCAGACCGACCACCGTTTGGGCTGTCGACGCAGACAGCTGCATTCGTAGCCGAGCAGAGCTGGTTCAGCGCGAACGAGAATGACATGCTTAACAACTTGAGCAATCACCTGCCATTCACGGTCCGAAGTGTTCCGGTGGTGTTGGAATGGTGGTTGGATTTGATCCGTGATGAAGCCTTCTTGCCATTGTCGGTTGGACCCAACACCACTGACTTTAGATGCCTAAGCTTGAACAGTTCTAGCTATTATAATGATTTAAATTATGACCGAAGGCGGTGTAATTGTTCTCAAGGATACGAGGGCAATCCTTACCTCCGCAACGGATGCCAAG ATATAGATGAATGCCAGCAGCCAGATGTTTGTCATGGAAGAACCTGCATCAATATGCCTGGGACGTTCCGATGCTCACCAAAGAAAAGTGTCAAAAGCCTCACAG GTTTAATAACCATAATAGCAGTCAGTGCCAGTTTTGGGCTACTGTTTTCACTTCTTGGTATTGCTAaaatcacaagtaaaataaagcAACGTAGAGACAAGAAGTTGAGGCGAAAGTTTTTCAAGAAGAACCATGGTCTGCTGCTTCAACAGCTAATCTCTTCAAACAGAGATATAGCTGAAAGAATGAAGATTTTTAGTTTAGAAGAATTAGATCAGGCAACCAACAAATTCGATCAAAATCGTGTTcttggcggcggtggccatgGTACAGTTTACAAAGGCATATTGTCTGATCAACGTGTTGTGGCTATCAAGAAGTCTAAAATCGTGGTTCAAAGGGAGATCGATGACTTCATAAATGAGGTTGTTATACTTTCACAAACTAACCACAGAAATGTGGTAAAGCTCTATGGATGTTGCCTTGAGACAGAAGTTCCTTTACTAGTTTATGAGTTTATATCAAATGGGACTCTTTCATTTCATCTTCATGGTCAAAATGAGAACCCCTTGACATGGAAAGATAGATTGAGAGTTGCATTGGAAACCGCAAGGGCCATTGCATATCTTCACTCAGCAGCTTCTATATCAGTGTTGCATAGAGATATCAAATCTGCAAATATACTACTCACTGATACTATGGCAGCTAAAGTATCAGACTTTGGAGCTTCACGATCAATTGCAATCGACGAGACAGGAATACCGACAGTCATACAGGGGACTTATGGTTATCTGGATCCTGAATATTACTACTCAAGTAGGCTAACAGAGAAAAGTGATGTGTATAGTTTTGGTGTTATCCTAGCTGAACTTTTGACAAGGGTAGCACCAGTTTTCTCGTCTCAGGCATCAGAAAGCATGAGCCTAGCATCATACTTTGTGTCATCGATAAGAGACAACCGCTTATCAGATATTTTGGATCATCAAATTGTTGATGAGGTAGGTGTTGAAGATGCTAAGGTGGTTGCACAGCTCGCAGAAACATGTTTAAGATTAAAAGGTGAAGAAAGACCTACAATGAGGCAAGTGGAGACAACACTTGAAGATTTACAAAGATCAAACGTCCAACTTAATCATCAGATTGCAAGAGTGAGCAATAGTATTCTAAAAGAGCAGACATATAAGGGAAGCAAGTGCTATGAAGGAACTAGACAATATAGTTTGGAAAATGAGTTCATTCAATCATCGGAATATCCAAGATAA